The Medicago truncatula cultivar Jemalong A17 chromosome 4, MtrunA17r5.0-ANR, whole genome shotgun sequence genome includes a region encoding these proteins:
- the LOC11432759 gene encoding vesicle-associated protein 4-2 yields MAVAEPKLHSEPKVWNFFKLPFRNSNTSSTNTTSSSVNNNLHHHHHHNPNSNTPLEGSTSHTSNSVSSVARSLLPTRRRLKLDPSNKLYFPYEPGKQVRSAIRIKNTSKSNVAFKFQTTAPKSCFMRPPGAILAPGESIIATVFKFVEQPENNEKPEKSGLKFKIMSLKVKGSIDYVPELFDEQKDQVAVEQILRVVFLDPERPSPILEKLKRQLADADAALEERKKPAEDAGPKIIGEGLVIDEWKERRERYLAKQQGDVVVDSV; encoded by the exons ATGGCCGTAGCTGAACCCAAACTTCACTCCGAACCTAAGGTTTGGAATTTCTTCAAACTTCCTTTTCGAAATTCTAACACTTCTTCCACCAACACGACGTCTTCTTCTGTTAATAACaaccttcatcatcatcatcatcataaccCTAACAGTAACACTCCTCTTGAAGGTTCAACTTCTCACACTTCAAATTCAGTTTCATCTGTTGCTAGATCGCTTCTCCCAACACGACGTCGTCTCAAGCTTGATCCTTCTAACAAACTTTACTTCCCTT ATGAGCCAGGAAAACAGGTTAGGAGTGCCATCAGGATTAAAAACACCAGTAAATCTAATGTAGCATTTAAG TTTCAAACAACTGCACCAAAAAGTTGTTTCATGCGTCCTCCTGGAGCTATCCTTGCACCTGGCGAGAGTATCATAGCAACCG TGTTCAAGTTTGTAGAGCAACcagaaaataatgaaaagcCAGAAAAGAGTGgactcaaatttaaaatcatgaGTTTGAAGGTCAAAGGTTCAATTGATTACGTCCCCGAGCTG TTTGATGAGCAGAAAGACCAGGTGGCAGTTGAGCAGATTTTGCGTGTTGTTTTTCTAGATCCAGAGCGTCCAAGTCCt ATTTTGGAAAAATTGAAGCGGCAGTTGGCTGATGCTGATGCTGCCCTTGAAGAACGGAAGAAACCTGCAGAAGATGCAGGGCCTAAAATTATTGGTGAAGGGCTTGTCATTGACGAATGG AAAGAGAGGAGGGAAAGATACCTTGCTAAGCAGCAGGGCGATGTGGTTGTAGATTCTGTATAG